Genomic segment of Drosophila ananassae strain 14024-0371.13 chromosome 2L, ASM1763931v2, whole genome shotgun sequence:
TCCGACATGCGTCGCAACGAGATTGTAAATGTTGAGATTATGAAGCTACGTGAGTCCACTCAAACACTGAATGCCGTCCTGGCTAGCTTGAATCTCCCAGCTGCCGTGGAAACTGCCGATGGTAATAGCGGCCTGCCACCTTCCCTGCAGGACAAGGCCAACGAAGTGCGTCAAAAGGGCGGCATCGAGTCCGTTCAGACTCTGTTGAAGGACCTACCAGAGCTTCTCAATCGCAACCGTGAGATTCTTGACGAAACAGAGCGACTTCTTGATGAAGAGCGCGACTCGGACAACCAACTGCGAACGCAGTTTAAGGAGCGTTGGACCCGCATCGGCTCCGATAAGCTAACCGAGATGTTCCGCACTAACGCCAAGAAGTACCGGGAAGTGATTAACAATGCTATTGAGGCCGATAAGGTTGTGCGCCAGAAGTTCGAAACCAATCAGAAGGGCATCCAACTATTGTCCCTGCCTCCCGATCAAATCCAGCAATCACTTCCCTCGTCCAGTGGCAGTGTGGACCCCAACTGTTCCAGCGTGCAGCGCCTAAAAAAACTTATGGAGGACGTCGAGACCATCAAGGCAGAGCGCGAAGCCGTCGAATCGGAGCTAAAGGCCGCCACGTTCGACATGAAGGATGAGTTTCTGCTGGCCTTGCAGAAGGATGGTGCTATCGATGAGCCGGCCCTGTCGCTGGCCCGTATCGGACAGGTTCTAAATCCTTTGCAGCAGCAGGTCCGCGAGAGCGTTGAGCGCCAAAAGTCATTGGTTTCGGATATTCAGAGTGCTCATGGCGCCTTTATCTCTGAAACCGGAAACTGCGGCAGTTCAAGGGATACCTTGTACCAAGAACTCGCTACCGCCTACGATAGCTACGTGGAGCTACTTGGAAACTTGCAAGAGGGTACAAAATTCTACAACGACCTCACTCAGCTGCTGGTCGTTTTCCAGAACAAGATCAGCGACTTTGTGTTCGCCCGAAAGACCGAGAAGGAAGAGCTGCTTAAGGACTTGACCACTGAGTCCAGTCGCCAGGCCTGTCCGGCCACTCCGGCCCTGCCCTCTCATTACGCTTCTACTTCCGGCAGCGGAAGTGGTAAGTTAGTTAATCATTAGTAAGCTTATAGATGGTATACGACATTTTCCCCCCAGATATTCCAGCTGGATCCGCACCGAATGTGCCGCCAGTTACACCTGCAATGACCGCTCCATATCCGGCTCAAATGCAAGGCATGCCAGTTCCTTACGGAGCCCAGCCAAACGTTCCGTATCCAACATATGTGCCGCCGCCCATGCCTCAGAGCTTCAATCCGTACGCCACCTTGCCGTATCCGGGCAGTAAGTTCAGAAAAGTTTCCGAAAATAACCACTTATAACTTTTGATTGTTCCTGTAGATTACCAGTATACTGGTTTCCCACAAGGACCTCCGCCCGGTCACTACGGCACTTATCCCGGTAGTTACGCCACCCAGCAAGGTGGTTACCCAAACCAGAAGCCCCCAGGATGGTAAATAACCCCACAAATACACAAGCTTATGTCCACATTAACACAGGATGGAACGCATGGCAGAGCCTTGGATGAGTGGTTGGGAGAGAAACGAGATTGGATGGACGGTATTAGGCATTTAATGCTCCGCATTCTGATTCTTATTCtgtttaaaaattgtatcaTACATGTTGAAGGctttttggattttaatcTCACATATGCAACAATATTATCACGTATCACAGTAAACGTTTGTCTTAGActtattaaaaaatacctaTAAACTGTCGTTTTGCAATCTCCGAAAGAATTCGCGCTTCATTCCGGCAATTACTCGTGGGGCACACATGCTGCTAACCAGAAACTCGCAGGTGGAGCTTATGGGCGTCGACTCGGATGGATTCTGAGAATTTGGTTTGATCCTCTTGGAGTTGTTCTCCAGCAATAAATTGTACTCTTCCTTGGGCATCACCTCCAGCTGCTCAATGTTCAGGTTGATGTTCGTAAGCAGATTCCGGCAATCTGTTGCACTGAGGAAGTCAGTGTCCCACAGCTTTCGGTTGTCCTGACCACTCTCCATGTTCTGAACCGCCCTCTCGAACTGCGCAAAGAGCTCGCTAGGAGTGGATACAACATCCGCCAGTTGGTTGGGATTCAACAGGTATTCCTTTAACTGGTCGCTCTCGCCCTTTACGAAGCTTTCCACAATGTGCTTGACCAAGAATTCATCGAGTGCCAGGTCCATGTCTGCTTTTAGTGGCACCCAGTAATTGACGCTTAGGGAAGTGGACAAAGCCTCTACGTAGTGCCACCAATGGCGTGGAACAATGAGGACATCGCCTGCTTGAAGATTGCAATGATAGGCGTATGGAGCTAGTGCTTTGTAATGCTGAATCTTCTCTGGAGCGGGCGCATAGAAGTTCTCCAGGCAGTACACACTAGACTCTTCGTAGGGAATCCTGGTACTTTGGAGAGGAGCCTCAGGGGGAAAGAGGAGCCAGGACTTGCTGCCATGTACTTGCACCACGATGTTTACACCGAAAGTATCGTAGTGACAAGGCGTATTCGCTTGTTCCGAACCAAGCCATAGGGCAAAGTCGTCACCGTGATCAGGAAACCCAAAGCAAGCAAAGTCAATGCCCTGGCGGCAAGTGGCGGGTAACTCCTGTGCCCTTTTATACTGGAACGCGGCCCAGTGAGTTTGCTCCTCATCCAGAACTCCATATTCCCGCAGAAACTGTTGCATGCTCCTCAACTGATTGTCCCGTGTCCGCTTCCTTTCCCACTGAGGAGAGCTGCAGTCCGTCAGTCCCATGAGCTCAAAAACAGGCGATTGGGACGCCTCCAGGTCGAACCTTTCGCACCAGTCATGCAGTGAGCCTTCAAAGCACTTCCAGTTCAACGGAAAGTCATTAATGATGAGTGGCACGGTGGTGTTAAGGACCAGGTCTCGAAGTTTGGCGCTCCTGGACATTTTTTCCATATCCTAATTTTTCAACAGCATTGAATAGTGCTCCCAGACTGTCAGGATGTTAAAACACACACAGTCTGGCAGCCCTCTGCAAATCGATTTCTATTTTTGGCGCGACAATTTAAAAGTTCATGCTAAATTCGTTGCAATAATCTTCTTTCCGATTGAATAAATAGAGTAGGATGTTTAACTATATCTAAGATGTAGTCAATGTACAACTTTAATTGGcaaaaaaacttaataaaaatgtttttattatccTTTAAAAGAAACATACAATTCTTCGTTATATTCTAAAAAGTTTGAGACCATATGTGTCCtgttttttggtttgtttcCTTTTCCTTTAGGACCTTAACTTcctgtttattaaaattaaactataataattctttcttttttatgtattttcatttttcaatgaGTTTATCCTTTTCCAGTTAAGTCGTCTCCTTCAACTACTCACATCTAACTGAGTTACTGGCTAAGATCCCAAGCATTTAAATCTCGAGTGCTACGCAAATACAATTAGGCGAAATGTTAGTTTAATTAGTTAGAATTTCGGAATTACATAATTGCAATCAAGATTGCGTGAAGAACTCGTTCTGCAGATCAAGTTGTAGCTGCAGATAGGTGGACCGCAGGTCGGCTGCCCCGCACGCAAAGATCTGGTTGTTGTCCCACCTTGTCTCAGATTCAGCTCGTATTCGGACTCGGACTGGTGTGGCTCCTAGGACTCTCGGATGGGCTACACTTTGAGATAATTACTTTGATATGACAGGCGGAAATGGCGTTAACAAGTGGTAACTTCTGGCTCTGACGACCGTGCCTTTGATACCCAGCATTTGTTGCATATTTGGCTGGACGAATGTTATCCGACATTTGATTGCCAGAACTGTTATCTGCGAAGGAAGCCATTTCCCCTGATGATGGCCATAAAAAATCAATGAGCCTCCCAGAGAAGAACCGGCCCatcctccttttttttccttttctgtTCCTTTGGAAAACGGTTGACGGCATTTGTCATAAAAGTGATTTATGTCTCATTCGCTGGCTCTGCGCCCGCAAAACTACAAGTCATTAAATCTACTTAAGCCGCGCACTCAATATGCCAAAACCAGAAGAATTCTGGCGTCCCTGCTGAAACGGGGATACGGGTGAAAAGTTCAACGCTCGTGAGTCAGCAGAGGCCAAAGCAGTTTGCTGGAAGTCAGGGAGGCATAAGCCGCGAAAACAATTATGCGCCAGAGTCgccaaaaaaatggaaataaaagaaaaagatatgGGGAACACAACTCACAGAGGGAAAAACGTACAACATTATTTATGCGCCGGTTTGGAGGTGCGCCATCTGTCTACCCGAGTTCTttacattattatttcttttttgtcgTCGTTATTATCGTTATAGCTGTGTTACTTGGCGCTGGATTATAaatatgtatctgtatctttgtcTGCGGCTTTATCTGCCGAATGAGATACTGCGCATGCGCACGCTTCCGTTTTCAGAGCAATCTTCCCATGGCTGGGCTTTCGAACACGCCCCGGCTCGCGGCTTATGGCTTATGGAGCTATAGCCTCTTATATAATTAGCTCGGCGCGACttggattttttttcagaCAGTTCCGCTGCCTGGGCAACCAAAGAGCCAAAGAACTGGGAACTCTCGTGTCTCCGTCGTGACAGCCGCCAAATTTGCCAGACACTTATCTGCACACCGCCCGGCGAAATCTGCTTTACCTTTTCGGCCAAGTCAACAAACTTCTGGCAGACGTTTCCGCCCCTTTTTGGTTTCTTTGTCTGCCACTGGCAGAAGACTGGGAACTGAGACTTCAAAGCTATTTAAAAATCagtcaatatttatttatcaaaacaaaatcgTTCATGCACTTAACCTAGCTTGATATTTGACATAATTTATTGATGCAGTCTGGGCTGGGAATGTACCTGCCACCGGTGTGTCACGTTGATATGGTTGATGGCCTCCCTTGCTGCTCCCGCCCAAATCTGTTATTGTATTGTTTGCCGTTTTATAAAAATAGACTTTATCCTCCCCCAAATGTTGGACAGTTGGTGGAATGAATTATGCATTGCTCGGATAGGACTCCAAGCAGGAATTGGACGGAAGGTAGGACCAAAGCCCCTTAAAAGAGTTAAGAATTAGAGGACCCTGCACCACGCAGTCTTTTCAAGGTTTATCCACGGGCTTCCACTGTACTCTGGATTACGAGATAATGTTCTGGTAGAACTGCGGCTTGCTCTGATGCTCCTTGATGACGTAAAAGCCCTTGGGCTTCCCGTTGCCGGCGAAGTATTTGTGGAAACTCTGCTTGCTCACCGCCTGCGAGGGGGCGTAGTAGGTGGGCGACTTGGGCTTCAGGGATTTGCGGTACTTGGACTTGCCGCCGCCCGCACTGAATCCCTTCTCCGAAGTCTCGTTCTCCCATGGATGGCGCCAAGTGGGCACGTTCTCGATGTCCAGTAGCCGGTTGCGATCCGCGGCGGAGACGTGCGCAAAGTGCGGCTTCTTGGCCAGAGCCTGCTTCAGGACCGGCAGATTCCAGTGGTAGATGCGTCCCGGTCTTCCATTCGAGCTAAAGGGAAACGATACCTGCAATTGAAAACGCACTGATTAGACAACATTACTCGGAGTGGGTTTCGGGACTGGCACGGGGACTGGGACTaggactgagactgagactgggTCTAAGACTCTCATCTGGCGTCCCATAAATCAGCCGTGGCTCTGGCGTCTAAATCAGGCCTAGCTCGCTCcagagaaggagaaggagtgGAGCTaacaaattgcatttttaattgaagCTCGGACTTGGTTAATGGCCTGCATATTAATTTCTGGTTCAGGCCGGAGTCGTGAGAGCGTAATAATTTTCATGCCACCGGTCTGTCTGTCCCGACATCC
This window contains:
- the LOC6499096 gene encoding HSPB1-associated protein 1, with amino-acid sequence MEKMSRSAKLRDLVLNTTVPLIINDFPLNWKCFEGSLHDWCERFDLEASQSPVFELMGLTDCSSPQWERKRTRDNQLRSMQQFLREYGVLDEEQTHWAAFQYKRAQELPATCRQGIDFACFGFPDHGDDFALWLGSEQANTPCHYDTFGVNIVVQVHGSKSWLLFPPEAPLQSTRIPYEESSVYCLENFYAPAPEKIQHYKALAPYAYHCNLQAGDVLIVPRHWWHYVEALSTSLSVNYWVPLKADMDLALDEFLVKHIVESFVKGESDQLKEYLLNPNQLADVVSTPSELFAQFERAVQNMESGQDNRKLWDTDFLSATDCRNLLTNINLNIEQLEVMPKEEYNLLLENNSKRIKPNSQNPSESTPISSTCEFLVSSMCAPRVIAGMKREFFRRLQNDSL
- the LOC6501466 gene encoding programmed cell death 6-interacting protein, with the translated sequence MSKFLGVPLKKPSEVDVVKPLNNLIQSTYNGATEEEKAKYAEAVNEFSKQRNTAIWKFFEKYEASLEIVYAYYDQICALETKIAASELQIPFKWKDAFDKGSIFGGKISLTHTSLLYEKVCVLFNIAALQSSIAASQQLDTDEGLKLAIKLLQQSAGIFQYLKGATPAAVPSEPTPDISQDTLVVLQALMVAQAQEVFILKAIKDNMKEQIIAKLCCQGEEFYADVLRAMQKESVRSLWDKEWIPTIAGKQAGFHALTQLYQSYVCRASKRIGEEIARLRNAVDLFKAAQSRGGNETYLDDYFSRAKRNLAESIKDNEFIYNEMIPELSTLASPGKAQLAKPLPIAAPLAANFKDIFTSLVPVELHRALTASDMRRNEIVNVEIMKLRESTQTLNAVLASLNLPAAVETADGNSGLPPSLQDKANEVRQKGGIESVQTLLKDLPELLNRNREILDETERLLDEERDSDNQLRTQFKERWTRIGSDKLTEMFRTNAKKYREVINNAIEADKVVRQKFETNQKGIQLLSLPPDQIQQSLPSSSGSVDPNCSSVQRLKKLMEDVETIKAEREAVESELKAATFDMKDEFLLALQKDGAIDEPALSLARIGQVLNPLQQQVRESVERQKSLVSDIQSAHGAFISETGNCGSSRDTLYQELATAYDSYVELLGNLQEGTKFYNDLTQLLVVFQNKISDFVFARKTEKEELLKDLTTESSRQACPATPALPSHYASTSGSGSDIPAGSAPNVPPVTPAMTAPYPAQMQGMPVPYGAQPNVPYPTYVPPPMPQSFNPYATLPYPGNYQYTGFPQGPPPGHYGTYPGSYATQQGGYPNQKPPGW